The Athene noctua chromosome 33, bAthNoc1.hap1.1, whole genome shotgun sequence genome contains a region encoding:
- the GRIK5 gene encoding glutamate receptor ionotropic, kainate 5 isoform X1, with protein MPASPAVLLLLVAAFAPRSRQGLASLRMAAILDERSGCGRGERLALALAREHVNGLLGAPAPARLEVDIFELQRDSQYETTDTMCQILPKGVVSVLGPASSPAAASTVSHICGEKEIPHIKVGPEETPRLQYLRFAAVSLYPSNEDVSLALGHILRSFRYPAASLICAKAECLLRLEELVRQFLISRETLSVRMLDEAQDPTPLLKEIRDDKITTIIIDANASVSHLVLSKASELGMTSAFYKYILTTMDFPLLRLDALADAPSTVLGFSMFNTSHPFYLEFVRSLNMSWRENCELSPYPGPALSAALLFDAVHVVVGAVRELNRSQEIGGRPLACASPSIWPHGTSLMNYLRMVEYDGLTGRVEFNSKGQRTNYTLHVLEKGRDGHREVGVWYSNRTLAMNATTLAINASDSLANKTLIITTILENPYVMRVGGAGGPDRYEGFCVDMLQELAGLLKFRFHLKLVEDGLYGAPEPNGSWTGMVGELINRKADLAVAAFTITAEREKVIDFSKPFMTLGISILYRVHMGRKPGYFSFLDPFSPAVWLFMLLAYLAVSCVLFLAARLSPYEWYNPHPCLRARQHLLENQYTLGNSLWFPVGGFMQQGAEITPRALSTRCVSGVWWAFTLIIISSYTANLAAFLTVQRMEVPIESADDLADQTNIEYGTIHAGSTMTFFQNSRYQTYQRMWNYMQSKQPSVFVKSTEEGIARVLNSKYAFLLESTMNEYHRRHNCNLTQIGGLLDTKGYGIGMPLGSPFRDEITLAILQLQENNRLEILKRKWWEGGHCPKEEDHRAKGLGMENIGGIFVVLVCGLIVAIFVAVMEFVWSTRRSAETEEISLCTEMLRELRHAVSCRKPSRARRRRRPPARGGPGGGSGGGVGPSLREMRFSNGKLYSGTPPAEVGGGTTTTTGGAPPPPCTHVRVCPECRRIQALRAAPPPPRGGPPPPTPSEGGPRQQE; from the exons ATGCCGGCGTCGCCCgcggtcctgctgctgctggtggccgCCTTCGCCCCCCGGAGCCGCCAGGGCCTGGCCTCCCTCCGCATGG CCGCCATCCTGGACGAGCGGtcgggctgcgggcggggggagcggctgGCGCTGGCGCTGGCGCGGGAGCACGTCAACGGGCTGCTGGgggcccccgcccccgcccgcctggAGGTCGACATCTTCGAGCTGCAGCGCGACAGCCAGTACGAGACCACCGACACCA TGTGCCAGATCCTGCCCAAGGGCGTCGTCTCGGTGCTGGGCCCGGcctccagccccgccgccgcctccaccgTCAGCCACATCTGCGGGGAgaaggag atcccccacaTCAAGGTGGGCCCCGAGGAGACCCCCCGCCTGCAGTACCTGCGCTTCGCCGCCGTCAGCCTCTACCCCAGCAACGAGGACGTGAGCCTGGCCCTGGGCCACATCCTGCGCAGCTTCCGCTACCCCGCCGCCTCCCTCATCTGCGCCAAGGCCGAGT gcctgctgcggctggaggagctggtgcGGCAGTTCCTCATCTCCCGCGAGACGCTGTCGGTGCGGATGCTGGACGAGGCGCAGGACCCCACCCCCCTGCTGAAGGAGATCCGCGACGACAAGATCACCACCATCATCATCGACGCCAACGCCTCCGTCTCCCACCTCGTCCTCAGCAAG gcctcgGAGCTGGGCATGACGTCGGCCTTCTACAAGTACATCCTGACCACCATG GACTTCCCGCTGCTGCGGTTGGACGCGTTGGCTGACGCCCCCTCCACCGTCCTGGGCTTCTCCATGTTCAACACCAGCCACCCCTTCTACCTGGAGTTCGTCCGCAGCCTCAACATGTCCTGGCGCGAGAACTGCGAGCTCAGCCCCTACCCCGGCCCTGCG CTCTCGGCGGCGCTGCTCTTCGACGCGGTGCATGTGGTGGTGGGGGCCGTGCGGGAGCTGAACCGCAGCCAGGAAATCGGGGGGCGGCCACTGGCCTGCGCCTCCCCCAGCATCTGGCCCCACGGCACCAGCCTCATGAACTACCTCCGCatg GTAGAGTACGACGGGCTGACGGGGCGGGTGGAGTTCAACAGCAAAGGGCAGCGCACGAACTACACCCTCCACGTGCTGGAGAAGGGGCGCGACGGGCACCGGGAG gtggGCGTGTGGTACTCCAACCGGACACTGGCCATGAACGCCACCACCTTGGCCATCAACGCCTCCGACAGCTTGGCCAACAAGACCCTCATCATCACCACCATCCtg GAGAACCCCTACGTGATGCGGGTggggggcgcgggcggccccgACCGCTACGAGGGTTTCTGCGTGGACATGCTGCAGGAGCTGGCCGGGCTCCTCAAGTTCCGCTTCCACCTCAAGCTGGTGGAGGACGGGCTCTACGGGGCGCCCGAGCCCAACGGCTCCTGGACCGGCATGGTGGGGGAGCTCATCAACCGG aaagCCGACCTGGCAGTGGCCGCCTTCACCATCACGGCGGAGCGGGAGAAGGTGATCGACTTCTCCAAACCCTTCATGACCTTGGGGATCAGCATCCTCTACCGGGTCCACATG GGCCGCAAGCCGGGGTATTTCTCCTTCCTAGACCCCTTCTCGCCGGCCGTCTGGCTCTTCATGCTCCTCGCCTACCTGGCCGTCAGCTGCGTCCTCTTCCTCGCCGCGCG gctgAGCCCCTACGAGTGGTACAACCCCCACCCCTGCCTGCGGGCGCGGCAGCACCTCCTGGAGAACCAGTACACGCTGGGCAACAGCCTCTGGTTCCCGGTGGGGGGGTTCATGCAACAGGGCGCCGAGATCACGCCCCGCGCCCTCTCCACCCGCTGCGTCAGCGGCGTCTG GTGGGCCTTCACCCTCATCATCATCTCCTCCTACACGGCCAACCTGGCGGCGTTCCTGACGGTGCAGCGCATGGAGGTGCCCATCGAGTCGGCCGACGACTTGGCCGACCAGACCAACATCGAGTACGGCACCATCCACGCCGGCTCCACCATGACCTTCTTCCAG aACTCGCGTTACCAGACCTACCAGCGGATGTGGAACTACATGCAGTCGAAGCAGCCCAGCGTCTTCGTCAAGAGCACGGAGGAAGGCATCGCCCGCGTCCTCAACTCCAAGTACGCCTTCCTGCTGGAGTCCACCATGAACGAGTACCACCGCCGGCACAACTGCAACCTCACCCAGATCGGGGGGCTGCTGGACACCAAGGGCTACGGCATCGGCATGCCCCTGG GGTCGCCGTTTCGGGATGAGATCACGTTGGccatcctgcagctgcaggagaacAACCGCTTGGAGATCCTCAAGAGAAAATGGTGGGAGGGGGGACACTGCCCCAAGGAGGAGGATCACCGGGCCAAAG GCTTGGGCATGGAGAACATCGGGGGCATCTTCGTGGTCTTGGTCTGCGGCCTCATCGTCGCCATCTTTGTGGCCGTCATGGAGTTCGTCTGGTCCACGCGGCGCTCGGCTGAGACCGAGGAG atctCGCTCTGCACCGAGATGCTCCGGGAGCTCCGTCACGCCGTGTCCTGCCGCAAACCCTCGCGCGCGCGTCGGCGCCGGAGACCCCCGGCcagggggggtcccgggggggggtcgggggggggtgtgggccCCTCCCTGCGGGAAATGCGCTTCAGCAACGGAAAACTCTActcggggaccccccccgccgaggttgggggggggacgacgacgacgacggggggagccccccccccgccctgcaccCACGTCCGCGTCTGCCCCGAGTGTCGCCGCATCCAGGCGCTGcgggcggcccccccgcccccccgggggggaccccccccgccgACACCTTCCGAGGGGGGGCCCCGACAACAAGAgtga
- the GRIK5 gene encoding glutamate receptor ionotropic, kainate 5 isoform X2 translates to MPASPAVLLLLVAAFAPRSRQGLASLRMAAILDERSGCGRGERLALALAREHVNGLLGAPAPARLEVDIFELQRDSQYETTDTMCQILPKGVVSVLGPASSPAAASTVSHICGEKEIPHIKVGPEETPRLQYLRFAAVSLYPSNEDVSLALGHILRSFRYPAASLICAKAECLLRLEELVRQFLISRETLSVRMLDEAQDPTPLLKEIRDDKITTIIIDANASVSHLVLSKASELGMTSAFYKYILTTMDFPLLRLDALADAPSTVLGFSMFNTSHPFYLEFVRSLNMSWRENCELSPYPGPALSAALLFDAVHVVVGAVRELNRSQEIGGRPLACASPSIWPHGTSLMNYLRMVEYDGLTGRVEFNSKGQRTNYTLHVLEKGRDGHREVGVWYSNRTLAMNATTLAINASDSLANKTLIITTILENPYVMRVGGAGGPDRYEGFCVDMLQELAGLLKFRFHLKLVEDGLYGAPEPNGSWTGMVGELINRKADLAVAAFTITAEREKVIDFSKPFMTLGISILYRVHMTPSRRPSGSSCSSPTWPSAASSSSPRG, encoded by the exons ATGCCGGCGTCGCCCgcggtcctgctgctgctggtggccgCCTTCGCCCCCCGGAGCCGCCAGGGCCTGGCCTCCCTCCGCATGG CCGCCATCCTGGACGAGCGGtcgggctgcgggcggggggagcggctgGCGCTGGCGCTGGCGCGGGAGCACGTCAACGGGCTGCTGGgggcccccgcccccgcccgcctggAGGTCGACATCTTCGAGCTGCAGCGCGACAGCCAGTACGAGACCACCGACACCA TGTGCCAGATCCTGCCCAAGGGCGTCGTCTCGGTGCTGGGCCCGGcctccagccccgccgccgcctccaccgTCAGCCACATCTGCGGGGAgaaggag atcccccacaTCAAGGTGGGCCCCGAGGAGACCCCCCGCCTGCAGTACCTGCGCTTCGCCGCCGTCAGCCTCTACCCCAGCAACGAGGACGTGAGCCTGGCCCTGGGCCACATCCTGCGCAGCTTCCGCTACCCCGCCGCCTCCCTCATCTGCGCCAAGGCCGAGT gcctgctgcggctggaggagctggtgcGGCAGTTCCTCATCTCCCGCGAGACGCTGTCGGTGCGGATGCTGGACGAGGCGCAGGACCCCACCCCCCTGCTGAAGGAGATCCGCGACGACAAGATCACCACCATCATCATCGACGCCAACGCCTCCGTCTCCCACCTCGTCCTCAGCAAG gcctcgGAGCTGGGCATGACGTCGGCCTTCTACAAGTACATCCTGACCACCATG GACTTCCCGCTGCTGCGGTTGGACGCGTTGGCTGACGCCCCCTCCACCGTCCTGGGCTTCTCCATGTTCAACACCAGCCACCCCTTCTACCTGGAGTTCGTCCGCAGCCTCAACATGTCCTGGCGCGAGAACTGCGAGCTCAGCCCCTACCCCGGCCCTGCG CTCTCGGCGGCGCTGCTCTTCGACGCGGTGCATGTGGTGGTGGGGGCCGTGCGGGAGCTGAACCGCAGCCAGGAAATCGGGGGGCGGCCACTGGCCTGCGCCTCCCCCAGCATCTGGCCCCACGGCACCAGCCTCATGAACTACCTCCGCatg GTAGAGTACGACGGGCTGACGGGGCGGGTGGAGTTCAACAGCAAAGGGCAGCGCACGAACTACACCCTCCACGTGCTGGAGAAGGGGCGCGACGGGCACCGGGAG gtggGCGTGTGGTACTCCAACCGGACACTGGCCATGAACGCCACCACCTTGGCCATCAACGCCTCCGACAGCTTGGCCAACAAGACCCTCATCATCACCACCATCCtg GAGAACCCCTACGTGATGCGGGTggggggcgcgggcggccccgACCGCTACGAGGGTTTCTGCGTGGACATGCTGCAGGAGCTGGCCGGGCTCCTCAAGTTCCGCTTCCACCTCAAGCTGGTGGAGGACGGGCTCTACGGGGCGCCCGAGCCCAACGGCTCCTGGACCGGCATGGTGGGGGAGCTCATCAACCGG aaagCCGACCTGGCAGTGGCCGCCTTCACCATCACGGCGGAGCGGGAGAAGGTGATCGACTTCTCCAAACCCTTCATGACCTTGGGGATCAGCATCCTCTACCGGGTCCACATG ACCCCTTCTCGCCGGCCGTCTGGCTCTTCATGCTCCTCGCCTACCTGGCCGTCAGCTGCGTCCTCTTCCTCGCCGCGCG gctgA